CCGCTGGCCGTGGCCAAGCTGCTCAAGGCCCTCGTGGACAAGGAACAGCCGTCGCTCGTGATCCTGGGCAAGCAGGCCATCGACGACGACAACAACCAGACGGGCCAGATGCTGGCGGCGCTCGCGGGCCTGCCGCAGGCGACGTTCGCCAGCAAGGTGGAACTGGCTGCCGATGGTGCCTCGGTCACGCGTGAAGTCGACGGGGGTCTGGAGACGCTCAAGCTCACGCTGCCGGCGGTCGTGACGACCGACCTGCGCCTGAACGAGCCGCGCTACGTGACGCTGCCGAACATCATGAAGGCGAAGAAGAAGCCGCTGGAAGTGGTGAAGCCGTCGGACCTGGGGGTGGACGTGGCCCCGCGCATCAAGACGCTGAAGGTCAGCGAGCCGCCGAAGCGGTCGGCTGGCATCAAGGTGCCGGATGTCGCCACGCTGGTCGACAAGCTGAAGAACACCGCCAAGGTCCTCTGATCCCAGGAGCACAAGAACATGACCGCACTCGTCATCGCCGAACACGACAACCAATCCATCAAGGGCGCCACCCTGAACACCGTGACCGCCGCCGCCCAGCTGGGTGGTGACGTACACGTCCTGGTCGCCGGCTCGAACGCCGCCGACGCCGCCAAGGCCGCCGCCGCCATCGCCGGCGTGGCCAAGGTGATCCACGCCGACGCCGCCGGCTTCGAGCACGGCCTCGCCGAAAACGTCGCCGCGCAAGTCATCGCGCTGGCCGGTTCGTACAGCCACATCGTCTTCCCGGCCACGGCGTCGGGCAAGAACGTCGCGCCGCGCGTGGCCGCGCTGCTGGACGTGGGCCAGGTGAGCGACATCACGAAGGTGGTGAGCCCCGACACCTTCGAGCGCCCGATCTACGCCGGCAACGCCATCGCCACCGTGCAGAGCGCCGACAAGGTCAAGGTGATCACCGTGCGTTCGACGGGCTTCGATGCCGCGGCCGCCACCGGTGGCAGCGCCGCCGTCGAGACCGCCTCGGCCACGGCCGACAGCGGCAAGTCGAGCTTCGTGGGCAGCGAGATCGCCAAGAACGACCGCCCCGAACTGACCGCCGCGAAGA
This genomic stretch from Piscinibacter gummiphilus harbors:
- a CDS encoding electron transfer flavoprotein subunit alpha/FixB family protein — its product is MTALVIAEHDNQSIKGATLNTVTAAAQLGGDVHVLVAGSNAADAAKAAAAIAGVAKVIHADAAGFEHGLAENVAAQVIALAGSYSHIVFPATASGKNVAPRVAALLDVGQVSDITKVVSPDTFERPIYAGNAIATVQSADKVKVITVRSTGFDAAAATGGSAAVETASATADSGKSSFVGSEIAKNDRPELTAAKIIVSGGRALGSSDKFNEVLTPLADKLGAALGASRAAVDAGYAPNDWQVGQTGKIVAPQLYIAAGISGAIQHLAGMKDSKVIVAINKDPEAPIFSVADYGLEADLFTAVPELVKAL
- a CDS encoding electron transfer flavoprotein subunit beta/FixA family protein — its product is MKVLVAVKRVVDYNVKVRVKSDGTGVDIANVKMSMNPFDEIAVEEAVRLKEKGVVTEVIAVSAGPTQCQETLRTAMAIGADRAILVESTDELQPLAVAKLLKALVDKEQPSLVILGKQAIDDDNNQTGQMLAALAGLPQATFASKVELAADGASVTREVDGGLETLKLTLPAVVTTDLRLNEPRYVTLPNIMKAKKKPLEVVKPSDLGVDVAPRIKTLKVSEPPKRSAGIKVPDVATLVDKLKNTAKVL